From one Solanum stenotomum isolate F172 chromosome 12, ASM1918654v1, whole genome shotgun sequence genomic stretch:
- the LOC125848660 gene encoding MACPF domain-containing protein NSL1 produces the protein MALNPSSRMDPQTAAERAVSVIGLGYDLTSDIRLTACKIGPNGSGLIEVDQKSTKDLLVPGGVVVSNVSTSIKCDKGERTRFRSDALSFSQMSEQLNQELSLSGKIPSGLFNAMFGHKGCWQKDAASTKLLAFDGWFITLYNIELVRSHLTLSEQVKQDVPSSWDPPALAEFIEKYGTHIVVGVKMGGKDVIHLKQLQNSILQPMEVQKLLKQLADEKFSEDVNGCQIAKSVRSTEKSKGEKSIFSDPHLPFANSMRPSIMSHSKADDLLSIHIRRGGLDFGQSHSQWLPTVSQSPNAISMSFVPIASLLSGVRGSGFLSHAINLYLRYKPPIEELEQFLEFQLPRQWAPAYGDLPLGHRRRKQASPSLQFTLMGPRLYVNTVKVDSGNRPVTGIRLYLEGKRSDHLAIHLQHLSALPQSIQLTDDLSYEPVDEPVERGYLEPVKWSIFSHVCTAPVEYRGTRIDDSASIVTKAWFEVKVIGMKKVLFLRLGFSMVASAKIRRSEWEGPATTCRKSGLISMLITTPFSTKLNQPQKPTKVDLNSAVYPGGPPSPARAPKMSHFVDTTEMVRGPEESPGYWVVTGAKLCVEDSRIRMKVKYSLLTILTEESLLI, from the exons ATGGCGTTAAATCCTAGTAGTAGAATGGACCCACAAACGGCTGCTGAAAGAGCCGTCTCTGTGATCGGGTTAGGTTATGATTTGACAAGTGATATCCGGCTGACAGCATGTAAAATCGGACCGAATGGGTCGGGTTTGATAGAGGTTGATCAGAAGTCGACCAAGGACCTGCTGGTGCCTGGTGGGGTGGTGGTTTCTAATGTTTCCACCTCTATCAAGTGCGATAAAGGGGAACGAACTAGGTTTCGCTCTGATGCTCTTTCTTTTAGTCAG ATGTCAGAACAATTGAATCAGGAGCTGTCCCTGTCTGGTAAGATACCTTCTGGGTTGTTTAATGCGATGTTTGGTCACAAGGGATGCTGGCAAAAAGATGCAGCTTCGACAAAGCTTCTCGCTTTTGATGGTTGGTTCATTACCTTGTACAATATTGAGTTGGTGAGATCCCATCTAACACTATCTGAGCAAGTAAAACAAGACGTTCCTTCTTCTTGGGATCCTCCTGCACTTGCAGA GTTTATTGAAAAATATGGCACCCATATTGTTGTTGGGGTAAAGATGGGAGGTAAAGATGTAATTCACTTAAAGCAGCTGCAAAATTCCATTCTTCAGCCAATGGAGGTGCAGAAATTACTCAAGCAATTAGCTGATGAAAAATTTTCAGAAGACGTAAATGGATGCCAGATAGCAAAATCTGTTAGATCTACTGAAAAATCAAAG GGCGAAAAATCAATATTCTCAGATCCGCATCTACCATTTGCAAACTCAATGAGACCATCTATTATGTCTCACTCGAAAGCTGAT GATCTACTAAGTATTCATATCCGCCGAGGAGGTCTTGATTTTGGTCAAAGTCATAGTCAGTGGCTTCCTACTGTATCACAGTCTCCCAATGCCATATCAATGTCGTTTGTGCCAATCGCTTCACTTTTGAGTGGTGTAAGGGGCAGTGGATTTTTAAGCCATGCAATTAATCTTTACCTGCGAT ATAAACCGCCAATCGAGGAACTTGAACAATTTTTAGAATTCCAGTTACCTCGGCAGTGGGCTCCAGCATATGGTGATCTTCCTCTTGGTCATCGCCGCAGAAAACAGGCCTCTCCATCCTTGCAGTTCACTTTGATGGGTCCAAGGCTATATGTTAACACTGTAAAG GTTGACTCTGGAAACAGGCCAGTAACTGGTATTCGGTTATACTTGGAAGGTAAAAGGAGCGATCACCTGGCTATCCATCTTCAACATCTATCAGCACTTCCTCAAAGTATCCAACTAACAGATGATCTTAGCTATGAGCCTGTCGATGAACCAGTTGAACGAGGGTATCTTGAACCTGTCAAATGGAGCATATTTTCACATGTTTGCACTGCTCCAGTAGAATACCGTGGAACACGGATCGATGACTCTGCTTCTATTGTGACGAAGGCCTGGTTTGAGGTGAAGGTTATTGGAATGAAGAAGGTCCTCTTCCTGAGGCTGGGATTCTCAATGGTCGCCTCAGCGAAGATCCGTCGGTCAGAGTGGGAAGGACCAGCAACCACATGTCGAAAATCAGGTTTGATCTCAATGCTGATCACCACCCCATTCAGTACAAAGCTAAACCAACCCCAGAAGCCAACAAAGGTGGACTTGAATTCCGCGGTTTATCCTGGTGGTCCACCTTCACCAGCAAGAGCGCCAAAGATGTCGCACTTTGTTGATACGACAGAAATGGTAAGAGGTCCCGAGGAGTCACCTGGTTACTGGGTGGTTACTGGTGCAAAGCTGTGTGTAGAAGATAGTAGGATAAGAATGAAAGTGAAGTACTCCCTCTTAACCATACTTACAGAGGAGTCATTGTTGATATAA